The genomic stretch CGTAGCGAGAAAAGCAAACGCCTCATCCATCACCACGCCGGCAATCAATTCATCAGCCGCCCGGCTCAAAGCCAACCGATAAGGCTCGACCTCTGACTCGAACAAAGCATGCTGATGCGCACGCCCCTGTGCAATCACATCGAACGCATCGTCGATCCGCCGCCGCACCGACTCCGGGGGCGCCATCTCGGCAGCCGGCCGCCCGAGCAAATATCCCTGTGCAAAATCCACATTCGACGCGACCGCGAGAATCAACTCCTCGGTCGTTTCGACACCTTCCACCACCACCAGCATCCCCGCCTGATGCAGCAGCGATACCAGCTTCGGCAAAATCGGCTGCTCAGTACCGGGACTCGTCGCGCGAATCAGTTCGCCGTCGAGCTTGACGAGATCCGGCCGGATCCGGAACAGCCGGTCGAGATTCGATTGACCCGCGCCGAAATCGTCGACGGCGATCAGGAAACCGTGCTCGCGGTACAAGGCCGCCGCCCGCGACATTTCATCGACGCTGCCGCCATGCGACTCGAGAATCTCGAGAATCACCCGCTCCGGTTCGAGCCCCACCGTCCGCACAATCGTCGCGAGCTGATCGGCATAACCTTCGGCGATGAACGTGGCCGGCAGAATGTTGAGGAAGAGCCACGCACCCGGAGGCAGCGACCTGTGCGCATTGCCCAGATGCACGGCGTGACTCGCGCGATCGAGCGCGCCTTCGTCGTTGCCAGGGTTCGGCGCAAACAGCACGGCCGGCGGCACCAGCGTGCCGTCGGCCTGCTCGCCGCGCAGCAACGCCTCAAAACCCACCTGCTTCTGGTGCGACAAGCTGTAAAGCGGCTGGAAATGCGAGGTCAGGTAATAGTCTTCCCATTTCAACCTGGGCGGTGCCGCCCCGCCTGCTGCATGCGCCGCGTCGGACGCGAATTGCAGTGCCTCGCCCGGCAGCGCGCGTTCGGCGCATACGCGGTTTCTGCCCAGGTGCTTGGCGCGCAGCAACGCTTCGTCGGCGCGGTCGAGCAGCATCATGATGCTTTCGCCGCTGCGGTGTTCGGCCACGCCGAAGCTCGCGGTCAGCGAGCCATCGGGGCGCTCGAGCGCGGCAATCGCGCCGCGCAAACGCTCGGCCAGTGCGAGCGCGCCGGGAAGGCCGTCACGCAGCAGCACCGCGAACTCCTCGCCGCCGATCCGGCTTACGCTTTCTTCCGCAGTGGTCTGTTCCATCAGCGCCTGGGCGATCTGATGCAGCGCATGGTCGCCGACCGCATGACCGAAACGGTCGTTCAGCGATTTGAAACTGTCGATGTCGAGAAAAATCGCGCTGACTCGCGCATCGGGTGTCATGGCTTCAAGGCGGCGCTCAGCCTGCTTCACGAACGCGCGACGGTTTTGCAGCCCGGTCAGCGGATCGGTCGCGGCGAGTTGCGCCAATTGACTCTCGAGCAGGAAGTGGTTGCGCCGGAACCAGTAGAAGCCGAAGTGAAACACAACGGAAGTCGGCATGCCGATCGCCACGATCCACATCCATGTCACGACGCTCACGTCATGCGTGCTCGGCCCGCCAAACAGCAAGGCGAGCGCCGTCGCGTAGAAGAGCGCGCTGCCGACCAGAAAATGCGTCGGCGTGAGCCACAACGGCGCTGCGCAGATCGGTATCACCACCACGGCGGGCAGCGCCCAGAGCAACGGCTGATCGACCCCGGAAACGTTCAGCGCGAGACCCACCGCCAGCACCAGCGAATACGCCACGCCGATCGCGCCGAATACAAAGGTTGTCGCTGCGCGCGGAATCGCCAGCACCAGCAGGCCGAGCACCAGTGCGCAAAGAAGCCGGTACGGCAGCGGCAACGCCGGTCCGCCGACAAAGTTGCGCGCCCCCACGAAGCACAGGAACGCGACCACGGTAAACGCCATCGTGACCGTCGAAAGCGGGCGTTGGTGTTCCAGCGATCGTCGATGGAAACGCTCGCGCAAGCCGGAATCGGCCATTTGCTTCGTCGAGGTGGAAAGCATATTGATAGTTATCAGGCGGGTTCCGGTCACGCTGCCAATGTATAACGGCAACCGTCTGACAAATGTTTATCCCTTCCGCTCAAATGGGCGTGAGGCGCGGCGCTGCTGTCATCGATCACAGCCAGGAGACCTCGACACACCGTGCCGGCAAACGTTTGCCGGTCGGAACGACACCGGCGTGACGCCACCCGGCTTTCGCGAAGTGAACGCGAGTGACTCTCCGCGGTGTATGTGCAATGCATCTTCAGCAAGCAAAACGGCTTGCTGCCGTTTCTGCCGACGCCGCTAAGCTCGCCGTATCTGTCGTTGTCGAATTGACCTTTCGGGTGCTGATCGGGCGTTGCCCAGGATTTTTTTGAGTTATCCCCAGTTTTTGTTAACAACACTGTGGATAAGGTGCTCGCTTGGCTCGCAAGTTGTTGAGGTTTAAGGGTTATTGGGGTCTGACTCGGTTGTTGTTTTTGCCTGCGCGGCGCTTATGTCTGTGTGCCTGCGGTGTTGGCCTTTCCTTGATTTGTTAGTGGTCTATTAGCTTCGCCCCTGTGCGGGGCAGGCACTTACTTTCTTTGCCGCCGCAAAGAAAGTAAGCAAAGAAAGCGGCTTCACACCGCTAACCCTTAAGCGGGTCCCCTGGCTTGGAGGAGGTAGTGGAGCATCTGGAATCGGTGTTCTCGCACACTCCGCCCTGGTGACAAGGCAGTCATACTTCCGGCGGCGCTGCGCGCGCCGTGGCGGTACTTCCCAACACCGATCGCAGATTGGCACCTCCGGCATCATCCTGCCGGCCTTGCACTGCGTGCTCGTCGAAACGGTCTGCAAGGGAAACCAGGGGCTTCGTTTGTGCGCGGTGGGTGCCGTTGGCTTCGCCTCGGCGAGGCGTTGAATTGTGGGAGTGCGGACCACGTCGCTGAACGAAACACAGCCACGAGTTACGCCAACGGAGCAAAGGAGCGCAGCCGCGAGTTACGCTAGCACAGCAAAGGCAAGCCTTTACGCTTGCACAACCGCATGCACCGGAAGCGCCCAACGGGCCCAACGGTTTTTGAAGTACCGCCACGGCGCGCGCAGCGCCGCCGGAAGTATGACTGCCTTGTCACCGGCGCGGAGTGTGCGAGAACACCGATTCCAGATGCTCCACTCCGCCCTCCAAGCCAGGGGACACGCTTAAGAATTAGCGGTGTGAAGCCGCTTTCTTTGCTTACTTTCTTTGCGGCGGCGCCCCGAAGGAAGTCCACTTGGTGGGCAAAGAAAGTAAGTGCCTGCCCCGCACAGGGGCGACGCTAATAGACCACTAACAAATCAAGGAAAGGCCAACGCCGCAGGCACGCAGCTAAAAAGCGCCGAGCAGGCAAACAGCACAGGGGCAACGCTAATAAACCAATAAAAAGAGAAAAAGCCACCGCCGTAGGCATACAGAAAAAAAACAGAAAAAACCGCCGGGCAGGCAAACACCCCAATCAACCGCTACGCGCAAAAAAACCCTCACTTCTAGCCTACAATTACCGCTGCAGCGAGCACAATCGCGGCTGCCTAAAGTACCGAGAACCACCATGCCTGCCGAACCCGAAAAAGTCCCATCTGCCAGCACCGCGGACAACCTGTCAAAACGCAAACCACTGCCCATCGCGGTACGCAACCTTCTAATGGTCGCCGTCGGCTTAATCGTGTTCGCAATCGTCTCAGGTCTCGTGCTATACGAGCCGATCGCTTACGGCGACCCCGTTCCCAATTTCGGCGTCATCCTGATGATGACTGTGCCGGTTATCGCCGGTGTGGCGTTCCGGGTCGGCCTGGATGCGTGGCTGGATAGAAACTGATCGGGTTGGGATAGGCGCACTGGCGAACCGGGAGTCGAACGACCGGTGAAATTCTCCTAGCTCGGCAACGCGACTTCACCCGTCTCAAGCAGTGACTTGAGGTTGGAAAGAATGCGCGGCCAACCGCCGGACACAGCGTCGATGAACTTCGAATCCTCTCTGTCCAACGAGTGCATGATCGTGAGCTTGGCTGCATTGCCCACCGCTTCTACGTCGATCACGCACCGCGAATAGCCCTCGGCCTTCAACTCCGGCCTGAACTCGTTGCGCCATCTAAGAACCATATGCCTCGGCGGATCGATCTCCACGATCTCGCCGGTATCGGCAACTCGGCCGTCGGGGAAAACCAGCTTCCATGACGAACCGGCCTTCCAGTCAGTCTCGTGATGCACACCGAACCAATATTGCTTCGTGAACTCGGGACTCGTCAGCGCCGACCAGAGCTGCTCGGGCGTCGTGCGGATGAAGGTGACATAGACAAACGTTGAAGCGGCCTTGCTAGTCATGATCGTTTCCTTCAAGGGTCCTCTTGAGATCGGACAGCACGCTTAACTGCGGACGCTCGAACTTGCCGATCCAGCGCTCCGCGATCTCATTGATCGGAACAGGATTGATGAAATGCAGCTTCTCCCGGCCTTGACGCTTGCACGAAACAAGGTTCGCCTCTTCAAGGATCGAAAGATGCTTCGCAACGGCCTGGCGCGTCATATCCAGGCCCTGGCACAGTTCGCCTAGCGTCTGGCCATTTTCTTCATGCAAGCTGTCCAGCAAGCGCCGACGGCTTGCGTCCGCCAAAGCCCGAAACACCGCGTCGTCGTTCATTTCTTCATTATGCAACCATTTGGTTGCATGTCAAGGAAAAATGTGGGTGCGGCCTTGGCGTCGGGTCATCGCGCCGTACTCACACAACAACTGGGGCGAGTCTCCAGTTGAGACAAGACACCTATAGAAGCGCAAGCAAGCCGGCTTCGTGAGGCTTGCACGCCCTCTGCCCTACGCGCCTTACCCCGCAAGCGGCAACACCACCCACACCTCCACCCCGCCGCCCTCGCGCGCATGAAACTGCAAATTGCCGCCGTGCAGCCGCGCGATCCGTTCGACAATCGCCAGCCCGAGGCCGGTGCCGCCGCTACGCGTGCGCATTGCGGCCACGCTGAAACGGCGCCTTCAACTGCGCCAACTCCTCTGACGAAAGACCCTTGCCGCGATCGCCGACTGCCACATACACCGCATCGGCTGTCGCCCAACTGCGCACCGCGAGCCCCGCGCCGCCGTACACGACCGCGTTCTGCATCAGGTTCATCAGGAGCCGCATCATGCTGATCGGCCGATACGCAACAGCAGGCAGGCTCGCCAGCGCCATCCGCTGGGGCAGTTTCCAATTGAGCGACGAACCGCTCGACAAACCATCGGGTTTGCTCGAAGAAGCCACCCGCCAGGTGAGGTTCGCGCCCG from Paraburkholderia sp. IMGN_8 encodes the following:
- a CDS encoding SRPBCC family protein, producing MTSKAASTFVYVTFIRTTPEQLWSALTSPEFTKQYWFGVHHETDWKAGSSWKLVFPDGRVADTGEIVEIDPPRHMVLRWRNEFRPELKAEGYSRCVIDVEAVGNAAKLTIMHSLDREDSKFIDAVSGGWPRILSNLKSLLETGEVALPS
- a CDS encoding metalloregulator ArsR/SmtB family transcription factor, whose amino-acid sequence is MNDDAVFRALADASRRRLLDSLHEENGQTLGELCQGLDMTRQAVAKHLSILEEANLVSCKRQGREKLHFINPVPINEIAERWIGKFERPQLSVLSDLKRTLEGNDHD
- a CDS encoding bifunctional diguanylate cyclase/phosphodiesterase, coding for MLSTSTKQMADSGLRERFHRRSLEHQRPLSTVTMAFTVVAFLCFVGARNFVGGPALPLPYRLLCALVLGLLVLAIPRAATTFVFGAIGVAYSLVLAVGLALNVSGVDQPLLWALPAVVVIPICAAPLWLTPTHFLVGSALFYATALALLFGGPSTHDVSVVTWMWIVAIGMPTSVVFHFGFYWFRRNHFLLESQLAQLAATDPLTGLQNRRAFVKQAERRLEAMTPDARVSAIFLDIDSFKSLNDRFGHAVGDHALHQIAQALMEQTTAEESVSRIGGEEFAVLLRDGLPGALALAERLRGAIAALERPDGSLTASFGVAEHRSGESIMMLLDRADEALLRAKHLGRNRVCAERALPGEALQFASDAAHAAGGAAPPRLKWEDYYLTSHFQPLYSLSHQKQVGFEALLRGEQADGTLVPPAVLFAPNPGNDEGALDRASHAVHLGNAHRSLPPGAWLFLNILPATFIAEGYADQLATIVRTVGLEPERVILEILESHGGSVDEMSRAAALYREHGFLIAVDDFGAGQSNLDRLFRIRPDLVKLDGELIRATSPGTEQPILPKLVSLLHQAGMLVVVEGVETTEELILAVASNVDFAQGYLLGRPAAEMAPPESVRRRIDDAFDVIAQGRAHQHALFESEVEPYRLALSRAADELIAGVVMDEAFAFLATFERCVSCFILDDSGRQVGSEVPGPAWSSDAASLHPVANPRDARWDHRPYFRNAVLLPGVPVASNPYLSLASGRPCIAVTLAVQLAKERSVVGVELDWSSVGLPWPASD